The following is a genomic window from Candidatus Eremiobacteraceae bacterium.
GCCGGGCAATACCGCGGCAGCGTTGAGCCGCACGTCGAGCGCGTGCCGGCGATGGACATACCGGTGGGGATCCTCGCCGTGCTCGCGACGATCGGCGGCTTTCTCGTGCTGCCCGGGCGCGACACGATCAGCGCGCTGCTCGCAGGCGCGTTTCCCGACGCGATCGCGCCGCTGTCGCTCGCGAATTTCGATTGGCCGCTCGTGCTCGGCACGCTCATGATTGTCGCAGCCGGCATCGTCACCGCCTACGCGATGTACGTCATATCGCCGCAGTTGCGCATCGACGTCTCGCGCCGCCTTTCCGGGCTGCGTTCGCTCCTGCTCGACGCCTATCACATCGACGCGATCTACCATGTCTTGTTCGAAGTGCCGGCGTACGCGATCGCGCAAGCGTGCAGCGTCGTCTTCGAACGCGTCGTCATCGCCGGCGTGCCGCAGGCGCTCGCCTCAGCGGCGAGCGCGCTCGGCGGATTGTCACGCGGATGGGAGACCGGCTATCTGCGGCGCTACGGGCTGACGATCGCGGTCGGCGCATCGCTGTTGCTCTACTTCGTGATCTTCGGCATCCACGGCGGCGACACGGCGGGGACGCACTGACATGCAGCTCATCGACGTCTTCCCGTTCGTGCCGTTCGCATTCGGCCTGCTGACGCTGCTCGTACCGCGCGGCAACCAATGGGTGCGCATCCTGCCGATCCTCGGCGCGGTCCTCACGCTCGGTATGAGCATCGGCTTCGCGGCCGGATTCTTCATGCTCGGCAGCACCGAGACGACGTCGAGCACTCATCCGTGGATCGTCGGGCCTTGGACCGCGGCGTATCACGTGCGCGTCGATGCGACAAGCATCTGGTTCGTCTTGCTCACGACGTTCGTCGCCGTGCCGGCGATCTGGGCGGCATGGTCGTACGGCGATGCGCAGCGCCAGCGCGGTTTCATGTTCTTGCTTCTGACATTCGAGTCGACGCTGCTCGGGCTGTTCACTGCCGCGGATCTGCTCGTCTTCTACGTCTACTGGGATCTCATGCTCATCCCTGTATTCGTCTTGCTCGCGGGATACACGGGCGACCCGTATGCGCGCCGTGCGGCGTGGGCGTATCTCATCTACAACGGAGCGGGCGGCCTCGTGCTTCTCCTCGGCGTCGTCGGGCTCGTCGTTGTGACGCACACGTTCGAGGTGCTCGGTACGTCGTTTGCCGTCGCCCCCGCGCTTCAATGGTGGCTGTTCGGCGCATTCGCGATCGCCTTCTTGGTGAAGACGCCGGCATTCCCGTTCCATGCGTGGATGCCGCCGACGTACACGCAATCGCCGCCGCCGCTCGTCGCGATGATCTCCGGCGTCCAAAGCAAGGCCGGTCTCTACGGGTTCATCGTCTTCGCGCTGCCGCTATTCCCCGACGCGGCGCACGCCTGGGCGCCTTTCATGCTCGGCGTCGCGCTCGTCTCGATCCTGTACGGCGCGTTCGCGGCGCTCGCGCAGACCGATATGAAGACGCTCGTCGCATACACTTCGCTGTCGCATCTCGGCCTCGTGCTCCTCGCGCTCTTCGCGTTCGACGTCACGTCGTATCCCGCGAGCGTGCTCATGATCGTCAGCCATGGGCTCATCTCCGCGGCGCTGTTCATCATGCTCGGCTTCATCGAGGAGCGGGTGGGGACGCGCGATATCTTCGCTTTCGGCGGGCTTGCCGCGAAAGCGCCGCGGCTTCAGGCGTTGCTGCTCATCGCTGCCATGGCGCTGCTCGGGCTGCCGGGTTTATCCGGCTTCGCCGGAGAGTTCTTGATCCTCGTCGGATCGTGGCAGACGCAACCGGTCGTGACGGCGCTCTCGCTGCTCGCGATCGTCATCGCAAGCGTCTACGCGCTGCGGCTTTACCAAGCGGTCATGCACGGAGAGTATCGCGTGCCGGCAAGCGCACCCGCGGCGATCGAGCTGCGGCCGCGCGAGATCCTGGTCGTCGCGCCGCTGCTCGCCGCCATCATCTTCCTCGGCGTCTGGCCTGGTTGGCTCACCACGAAGACAGCCGCTCCCGCAGGGATGACCTCGCATCCGACCATTTACTGGGTGCCTCGCACATGACGCAGATCGCCGCACCGCAGATAGACTTCGGAGTCGTCGCGCCGCTCGCAGCGCTCGTCGCGACGGGCTTGCTCATCCTGCTCGTCGATCTCGTGACGAGGCGAGCGACGCGCCGAATGCTCTACTCGATCGGGATCGCCGGCAGCCTTGTATCGCTCGTGCGGGTCGCGCTGCAGGTGGGCCACCCCGCGACGACGTTCGTCGGCGCGTTCGCAAGCGACCGATTCTCGTGGGCGTTCGACGCCATCATCCTCGTCGCGCTCATCGGCTCGCTGCTGCTTTCGCTCGTCCGCGACGCCGAGGACGGCGCCAGCCCCGCCGCTTATTCTTCGCTGCTCGTGTTCTGCGCGCTCGGCGGCATGATCATGGCGGGCGCGGCGAACCTCATCGTCATCTTCCTCGGGATCGAGCAGCTCTCGCTCGCGCTCTACATCCTCACCGGCACCGGCCTCGGCCGGCCGGCATCTCAGGAAGCGGCGCTCAAGTACGTGCTGCTCGGGTCGCTCGCATCGGGCTTCCTCATCTACGGATCGGCGCTGCTATACGGCGCGAGCGGCAGCGTCGCGCTGACGGATATCGCGCACGCCGCGGCGTCGCCGTCGATGCTCTTCATCACCGGCTTCACGCTTTTCATCGTCGGCGTGGGGTTCAAGCTCGCGCTCGCGCCGTTCCACGTGTGGACGCCGGATGTCTACGAAGGAGCGCCGATCGCCGTCACCGCGTTCATGGCCGTCGCCGTCAAGGCGGCGACCTTCTCGGTACTCGCACGCTTCGTCTACGTCGTCTTCGGACACGACGTGCCTGCGCTCGCGCCGTTGTGGGCGATCGCGATCCTATCGATGATCGTCGGCAACGTCGGCGCGATCGCGCAGACCAATCTCAAGCGGCTGCTCGCGTATTCGAGCATCGCGCAGGCGGGCTACATCGTCCTCGCGCTCGCGGGCGTCACCGGGTCGGGGCTTTCGGCGATGGTCTTCTACCTCGCGGCATACGCGTTCATGAATCTCGGCGCGTTCGCCGTGATCGCGCTCGTCGGCGACGGATCGGAGTCGGTCGCGGACATCGCATCGTATCGCGGTCTGTTCTGGCGCCGGCCGTGGGTCGCGGTGTGCATGACGGTCTTCATGTTCTCGCTCGCCGGCATTCCGGCGACCGCCGGCTTTATCGGAAAGGTGCTGCTACTAGGACAGGCGGTTGCCGCCGGTCCATGGGGCATCGCGATGGCGGTCGTACTCGTCTTTGGTACGCTCGTGTCGTTCTACGTGTACCTCAAGGTCGTGTGGGCGATGTTCTCACCGCTGGAAGACGGCGCGTCTGCGCCCGCCGGCAACGCACTCGTGCCCTGGATAGCGGTCGCTGCGGGAGTCGCGGGCGTCGTCCTCATGGGCGTCCTGCCGCAGCTGTTCTACTCGCTCTTCGCGACCTGATCCACTATCGCGGCTGCTCTTCGCGATCGCGCCACGCGTTGTAGGCCAAGACGACGGGCGGTATGACGATCGTCGCGATGATGAACGCCCGGATGTCGGTGCCGGCGGCACCCGATAGAACTTCGACCGCCATGACCGCGAACGCGAGGCCGCCGGCGATCGAGAACACCGCGCCTGCGGCGCGCAGCGTCTGAGCGCGCAGGGGCGCGCCGCCGAAGCGCATGGCTCGCTTGCGCAATCCGCCGACATACCACATCTGCAAGCCGGTGACGAACCCGACGATCACGAGCGAGTACGAGAAGAGGATGAGGTCGGCGTTCGGCGTCATGTCATGCGCGCTTCGAAAGCCCGCACATGCGCGCCTGGCATCCGCGGCGGGTCAGGGCGACTGACGTCGCGAACGGCGGGTAAGTGTTCCCTATGCGTCTTTGGGTCGTCGGTCTCGCCGCGTTAGCGTGCTCCTGCGCGCGCGACGGCGCGGGAACGGATGCAGCGCCGGCGCCGAGCGCGACGCTGCCGATCGTCGCCGGCGACTATCCCGCCTTCGGTCACGCGCCGGATTTTTCGTGGGTCTCGGGGCGCATCG
Proteins encoded in this region:
- a CDS encoding NADH-quinone oxidoreductase subunit M → MQLIDVFPFVPFAFGLLTLLVPRGNQWVRILPILGAVLTLGMSIGFAAGFFMLGSTETTSSTHPWIVGPWTAAYHVRVDATSIWFVLLTTFVAVPAIWAAWSYGDAQRQRGFMFLLLTFESTLLGLFTAADLLVFYVYWDLMLIPVFVLLAGYTGDPYARRAAWAYLIYNGAGGLVLLLGVVGLVVVTHTFEVLGTSFAVAPALQWWLFGAFAIAFLVKTPAFPFHAWMPPTYTQSPPPLVAMISGVQSKAGLYGFIVFALPLFPDAAHAWAPFMLGVALVSILYGAFAALAQTDMKTLVAYTSLSHLGLVLLALFAFDVTSYPASVLMIVSHGLISAALFIMLGFIEERVGTRDIFAFGGLAAKAPRLQALLLIAAMALLGLPGLSGFAGEFLILVGSWQTQPVVTALSLLAIVIASVYALRLYQAVMHGEYRVPASAPAAIELRPREILVVAPLLAAIIFLGVWPGWLTTKTAAPAGMTSHPTIYWVPRT
- a CDS encoding NADH-quinone oxidoreductase subunit N gives rise to the protein MTQIAAPQIDFGVVAPLAALVATGLLILLVDLVTRRATRRMLYSIGIAGSLVSLVRVALQVGHPATTFVGAFASDRFSWAFDAIILVALIGSLLLSLVRDAEDGASPAAYSSLLVFCALGGMIMAGAANLIVIFLGIEQLSLALYILTGTGLGRPASQEAALKYVLLGSLASGFLIYGSALLYGASGSVALTDIAHAAASPSMLFITGFTLFIVGVGFKLALAPFHVWTPDVYEGAPIAVTAFMAVAVKAATFSVLARFVYVVFGHDVPALAPLWAIAILSMIVGNVGAIAQTNLKRLLAYSSIAQAGYIVLALAGVTGSGLSAMVFYLAAYAFMNLGAFAVIALVGDGSESVADIASYRGLFWRRPWVAVCMTVFMFSLAGIPATAGFIGKVLLLGQAVAAGPWGIAMAVVLVFGTLVSFYVYLKVVWAMFSPLEDGASAPAGNALVPWIAVAAGVAGVVLMGVLPQLFYSLFAT